In one window of Pseudochaenichthys georgianus chromosome 5, fPseGeo1.2, whole genome shotgun sequence DNA:
- the LOC117447439 gene encoding fidgetin-like protein 2 — protein MLSPVTPYSLLKMHWSPEHAAPLSQWPEQHLDVTSTTSPPSAHKHDPYGAAGRRGYGPGGYPWASDDISALTASSLLKRYAEKYSGLELAYDRPPSGAYPEPGTFLKTEPEPWVLGQGMECYPGLEALTGKVGIPTTGSVTVVSSNLASEPGFGGAGSCGAPSSQDYPPAYNSTYLSSGYCPQPGAALPPAPLHSLQASPTLVPSYSASTPVYNYPPGCYPQPGLSSGYSHPSASYLPPGISAPTPLAPRPTMVGGGYSYQTHSLGGSSEGGVPLKRKAFEMAEEAQEGAEVEGSRYRKYGNGHSKSHGNGHGNRHGNGYDLSVSASDPQAYKPGKPMMSPSYGGAGDYSPPSGLAGESASAEHSFPQQQGMSMKIPASHTRSEDPAAGR, from the coding sequence GTCTGTTGAAGATGCACTGGTCCCCGGAGCACGCCGCCCCCTTATCTCAGTGGCCTGAGCAGCACCTAGATGTCACCTCTACCACCTCACCACCGTCTGCCCACAAACACGACCCCTACGGCGCGGCTGGTCGCCGTGGCTACGGCCCTGGAGGTTACCCCTGGGCCAGTGATGACATATCGGCCCTTACTGCTTCTTCTCTGCTCAAACGCTACGCTGAGAAGTACTCAGGCTTGGAGCTGGCCTACGATCGCCCTCCTTCAGGGGCCTACCCTGAGCCTGGGACTTTCCTGAAAACTGAACCTGAGCCATGGGTTCTAGGTCAGGGCATGGAGTGTTACCCTGGACTGGAGGCATTAACTGGCAAGGTGGGCATCCCAACCACAGGAAGTGTGACAGTCGTGAGCAGTAACTTGGCCTCTGAGCCAGGCTTCGGTGGTGCTGGCTCCTGCGGGGCCCCGTCCTCTCAGGATTACCCTCCTGCCTACAACAGCACCTACCTGTCCTCAGGTTACTGCCCTCAGCCCGGTGCAGCACTTCCCCCTGCCCCTCTACACTCTCTGCAGGCCTCACCCACTCTAGTGCCTAGCTACAGTGCCAGTACTCCTGTCTACAACTACCCCCCAGGGTGCTACCCCCAGCCCGGCCTGTCCTCTGGATACAGCCACCCCAGTGCCTCCTACCTGCCCCCTGGAATCAGTGCCCCTACTCCACTGGCCCCGAGGCCCACCATGGTTGGGGGCGGTTACAGCTACCAAACTCACAGCCTTGGAGGGAGCTCCGAGGGAGGGGTGCCGCTGAAACGCAAGGCCTTCGAGATGGCAGAGGAAGCacaggagggggcggaagtggaGGGATCCCGCTACAGAAAGTACGGAAACGGTCATAGCAAAAGTCACGGCAATGGGCATGGCAATAGGCACGGCAACGGCTACGATTTGAGCGTCTCTGCCTCAGACCCACAGGCCTACAAACCAGGAAAGCCCATGATGTCCCCCTCCTATGGCGGGGCAGGAGACTACAGCCCCCCGTCAGGCCTGGCAGGAGAGAGTGCTTCAGCGGAGCACAGCTTTCCTCAGCAACAGGGAATGTCTATGAAGATCCCCGCATCGCACACACGATCTGAGGACCCCGCTGCTGGGCGCTGA